A window of Phaseolus vulgaris cultivar G19833 chromosome 4, P. vulgaris v2.0, whole genome shotgun sequence genomic DNA:
ggggactgaatgtagctcttggtgtaagagtgaaccagtataaattgcttgcgtgcttatctcttacccttaactctttaaattctgtatttaagttgtttttataaactgctcataaaaacaaccgattgtttcgacaaaacaacttattatttttctgatatcatcttaaaacagttttgggtatttgtttccttaattcttttctctgtaattcagcattgtttttcattataccttcaaagtttgcgaaaatccctcttaaacaattcaccccactcttgtttaaggccatacattctaacaaaaaCTAGTTAATGTGCTATTCTAACCTACTGTTAAAGATGCTTTGGTTTCCATAATTTTTGCTTTGCAGGtgctgcttcagattcaaacaaagacaAACACAAGCAAcaagggatttgtcttcatcaaatagggggagattattgatcaagagtgatcaagtgctttgaagaattcaattgtgctttgaagaatccaaatcctatgtgTTTAATGCAAGGCtgagttgctgctgtgttttaggagggatctgggtagttttatttgtaatcaaatcctttgttgaatctaaagcaaatgtgttttaaatcctttttgaaataaagtgtttttccaactaagtgaaaaacaaccttttgttttgtcgaatcaaccggttgttttactcttaggagtttttgaaaaggttgaaaattgtttaagtTTGGTTGACCTAACTGCCAAACCATACAATCGGTtttttcgtggtttcaaccgattgtttctttgaaaatcttaacagaattctgttttggtggttgaatgtgctttaaatgatttccaattgaatacgctccttcattaaatgctttgactaatctttggaaaatataaatagtttgtttatgttttcaaacatgtaagaaaaacagatttgagtttttcagttgtgaaagagttgattcaagatttgaacattcacatcaaagctttgggttttctaagagagtggaacaggattgcatttgtattgatttcagattgttctgtaaaaTGTGTAATCTCTTCTCAACCTTCTATATTTCTGGTGTGgtgttgccaatgagtgttgtgtgctcttgaggcgGTCAAGAttaatactcttggtgtgtgatttgacaaagtgagtgtgtttcttgaagggttcaaggtcactgctttggtggattttgtgttgtaatctggtttgattacttagtggattacccagtggttttatggggactggatgtagctcttagtttaagagtgaaccagtataattgttggtgtatctttctcttacctttaaactcatttaaattatgtttttagctttactgatataaacaaccgattgtttcacagaaacaaccaattatatttctgttgctttgctgttttattgctCTTATTCTTTGCTAACCTGATTTCTGTTAAGGATTCATACagagaattttgttaaacttttaaaaatatttcaaaaacctCCCTTACACAATTCACCTCTGTctcgtttaagaccatatattctaacagagGTACCCCTGAAATTCCTCATATTTATTCATTcgttttttgctgataaaaaaaaattatgctaccaaaataagataaacaacatttcaTCTTCCGTTCTCATATTCGCGCTTAAGTGTTTTCTAGTAACAAAGAACCTCTCCAAACCTTTAGGAAAAGCCCTCTACTCAATTGCAATTCTCATGTAAATATAGGGGGACACAAGCTTGAAGGTATATACAATCATCTATGTATGCACAAACTTAGTTGGCAAAAAGGACTTCCATCTCTAATCACTCTTAACCATAACAAAAGAAACTAATATGTTAGCATCTAACATTTATCAGTAAAAAAAGCTAAATTAATTACTTTCATTaatcttaataaattattttttggtaTCTTAacgtaataaaattaaataaatataataataactttataaaataatttcacaccatgaaaccaaaaaaattgtttttaaaaacatCAAACTTTCTTTAACAATTAATATGAGTGACTACAAATATTATCACGATATTTGTGATTTTTAgttctttataaaataaaaataactcgcTAAGCAACGTATGTATTTTCAAATGGCCATTTATATTTGGTTTTTCTTATTACTCTGTAATGGGAACgtcttatttgttttattttttaacaaagaCGACTTGTttgtacatttattttttcagtttttataaaaggaaagaaaatcCAAATGATAGTTAAAACTGATACTATGAAATGCAAATGTtaagtttaaaaataagaagtaaattcaaataaatagattatatatttatatattatagagAAGTCACTCACTTAATTAATGCATTTCAAATAACTCAAACTCTAAAccgtatttaaaaaataaacatgagattaaataataattcaagTCAATGTTCACACATTAAAGAATGTAGACTTTTTCTAAGATTTAAAAAAGGAACACTAGTACATACTTTTGTAGGTAAATTTCATTAAACAAATGTAAATACAAAACAAGTTGCAACATTGATGACAATTTTATACTTTCATGCTATACTCAAAAAGGATATTAAGTCATTGTGATGCAAAATTTGATTACAATGTGTTATAGGAAGTTTTTTAGTGTTCTCGAGTTTAACATAGCTAAGAAAGAAAGAAGTACAACATGAAATTGAAAAAtcacatttttaatatttgtaggGGAAAATTCTAATAACTATTCATAAACCACTTAggggaaaacaagaaaaaaattaactatttatTCCTATAGttggaaaaatattttctttataaactATTAGCTGACATATTATACCATGTGTATTAATATCAAGCTTCTCAACCAAGTGGGTCCTTAAGTCAAGCCAAGCCAGTTTATCGTCAATTGTTCTGAAGAGTATATTGCTCATATTCGATATTCCAGTAGGACGCAGAAGGTAAGGTAAGGGTCCAAGAGTGATGAGTTTAGTCCATGTTTCCTTCTTACCAATTTCAGCCAAAATTGATATGGAAAAGGTAGTTGTTTTGTAATTGAACCATTTAAGAGAAATAAATGACTCTCCACCAatttaatatcaaaattatcATATATTTCTAAGGGTATATCGAAGGGGGGTAAGGGAGTTATAAACCATTCCTCATTGCTTAAGTCAAATGATACCAAATATGTTTTTTCAGGTTCATCATAACTTTCCCGCCAGTCACCCAACCAATGACACATCCCCTCTAAGTAGAATTTATCAAGTTTTTCACACCTTggataaatatatatatcaGATTTAGGTTTCCTCCATGAATTCCTTCTTAGGCTATAAATCTCCCACGGTCCATCCACATCCCATTCTTCATCATTGTGGGTATCCTCCGAAAGAAAATTTggataaacaaatatttttctaattacCTTATAGTCATCTCTAGCACAATCATAGCCAAATCCAACATACGTAGAAAAACGGTCCATAGAATCTGATATATACTCACTTGGACTGGGAGGGATGATCTTAAATTCACCGCTAGATGGATTCCATAAATACATAGTGCCTAATTCgtgtgggtggaggcagagaaTTCCATAATGCTAGAAGAACCCAAAGTAAAATATCCAGAACAATGACCCTTTGGCCAATTTACTTTTTCCATATTTTGAAAAGACCTACCAGAAAGTGAAAATAAGGAGGAATTATCAGGTTGACTGAGGCAAAGAAGGAGAGAGGTATCGTCATAGTAAGAATGTTGGTTAGATATGAAATTAGAGCTCCATG
This region includes:
- the LOC137838218 gene encoding F-box/kelch-repeat protein At3g06240-like; the protein is MYLWNPSSGEFKIIPPSPSEYISDSMDRFSTYVGFGYDCARDDYKVIRKIFVYPNFLSEDTHNDEEWDVDGPWEIYSLRRNSWRKPKSDIYIYPRCEKLDKFYLEGMCHWLGDWRESYDEPEKTYLVSFDLSNEEWFITPLPPFDIPLEIYDNFDIKLVESHLFLLNGSITKQLPFPYQFWLKLVRRKHGLNSSLLDPYLTFCVLLEYRI